A stretch of the Luteimonas sp. JM171 genome encodes the following:
- the rsmG gene encoding 16S rRNA (guanine(527)-N(7))-methyltransferase RsmG, with translation MSGSFDADVRGRLEDGLQALELEAALAPPLLEYLALLVRWNRTYNLTAVREPGEMVVRHLLDSLAVVPHMRGIGTLADLGTGPGLPGIPLAIALPDLQVALVESNGKKARFLRQAVRSLGLANASVHECRAEDLDMPGAFQALTARALATLAEIIGLGGHLLQPGGRLLAMKGVRPDEEIEALPEGWRVLEAAPLAVPGLDGERHLVSIQAPA, from the coding sequence ATGAGTGGATCATTTGATGCCGACGTGCGCGGGCGGCTGGAAGACGGGCTGCAGGCGCTGGAGCTGGAAGCCGCGCTGGCGCCGCCGCTGCTGGAATACCTGGCGCTGCTGGTGCGCTGGAACCGCACCTACAACCTGACCGCCGTGCGCGAACCGGGCGAAATGGTCGTGCGCCACCTGCTCGATTCGCTCGCCGTGGTGCCGCACATGCGCGGCATCGGCACCCTGGCCGACCTGGGGACCGGCCCGGGCCTGCCCGGCATCCCGCTGGCCATCGCCCTGCCGGATCTGCAAGTCGCACTGGTGGAGTCCAATGGAAAGAAGGCGCGGTTCCTGCGCCAGGCGGTGCGCTCCCTGGGGCTGGCCAACGCCAGCGTGCACGAGTGCCGGGCCGAGGACCTGGACATGCCGGGCGCCTTCCAGGCGCTGACGGCCCGCGCCCTGGCCACCCTGGCCGAGATCATCGGGCTCGGCGGCCACCTGCTCCAGCCAGGCGGCCGGCTGCTGGCAATGAAGGGCGTCCGGCCCGACGAGGAAATCGAAGCGTTGCCGGAGGGCTGGCGGGTGCTGGAAGCCGCGCCGCTGGCGGTCCCGGGCCTGGACGGCGAGCGCCACCTGGTCAGCATCCAGGCGCCCGCCTGA
- the rpmB gene encoding 50S ribosomal protein L28 — MSRVCQVTGKRTTSGNNVSHAQNKTRRRFMPNLHERRFWVASENRWVKLRVSTKGLRTIDKNGIDAVLADLRKRGEKI; from the coding sequence ATGTCCAGAGTCTGCCAGGTCACCGGCAAGCGCACGACGAGCGGCAACAACGTCTCGCACGCGCAGAACAAAACCCGCCGCCGTTTCATGCCCAACCTCCACGAGCGCCGCTTCTGGGTCGCCTCCGAGAACCGCTGGGTGAAGCTGCGCGTCTCCACCAAGGGCCTGCGTACCATCGACAAGAACGGCATCGACGCCGTCCTCGCCGACCTGCGCAAGCGCGGCGAAAAGATCTGA
- the cls gene encoding cardiolipin synthase, which translates to MDPHDSHVGLWLLAIDWLIRIAALFWIPTRTTPAAARSWLLLVGFIPLLGLPLYLLFGHPWLSRERVRRQAEASDAIRAGQEPQAALRWTPPGNDADSEIVPLVERLGGFMPVRGNAIELLDDYDGSIQALIDAIDGASHRAHLLYYLMFDDHVGDAVTRALVRAAGRGVRCRLLLDAVGAKRGLRAYARTLREAGVEVHDMLPGGLRWRRSGRLDLRNHRKLAVIDDDIAFLGSQNLAGPDFVPGHPNRELVARLQGPVVAHIEAMFAVDWYLETGEQLEVSPTRPLQEQDVPMQLLPSGPAFPFPNARDTVQTLIHLAQRKLVITTPYFVPDDSTIDALRIAALSGVEVQLILSARDNKWLARLAQQACYEELLAAGVTIALYRPHFLHAKHMSVDEDIALVGSLNLDIRSFALNAEIGLICYDRRVVARMREIEVAYLAEADTLSAEEWRKRPHYKHSLEGIARLADSFL; encoded by the coding sequence ATGGACCCCCACGACTCCCATGTCGGCCTCTGGCTGCTCGCCATCGACTGGCTGATCCGGATCGCCGCCCTGTTCTGGATCCCCACCCGCACCACCCCCGCCGCCGCCCGCAGCTGGCTGCTCCTGGTCGGCTTCATTCCCCTCCTCGGCCTCCCCCTCTACCTCCTCTTCGGCCACCCCTGGCTCTCCAGGGAACGCGTGCGCCGCCAGGCCGAAGCGTCCGACGCCATCCGCGCCGGCCAGGAACCCCAGGCCGCCCTGCGCTGGACCCCGCCCGGCAACGACGCCGACAGCGAGATCGTCCCCCTCGTCGAACGCCTCGGCGGCTTCATGCCCGTGCGCGGCAACGCCATCGAACTGCTCGACGACTACGACGGCTCCATCCAGGCCCTCATCGACGCCATCGACGGCGCCAGCCACCGCGCCCACCTCCTCTACTACCTCATGTTCGACGACCACGTCGGCGACGCCGTCACCCGCGCCCTGGTGCGCGCCGCCGGCCGCGGCGTGCGCTGCCGGCTGCTGCTGGACGCCGTGGGCGCCAAGCGCGGCCTGCGCGCCTACGCCCGCACCCTGCGCGAGGCCGGCGTGGAAGTGCACGACATGCTTCCCGGCGGCCTGCGCTGGCGCCGCAGCGGCCGCCTGGACCTGCGCAACCACCGCAAGCTCGCCGTCATCGACGACGACATCGCCTTCCTCGGCTCGCAGAACCTCGCCGGCCCGGACTTCGTCCCCGGCCACCCCAACCGCGAACTGGTCGCGCGCCTGCAGGGCCCGGTGGTAGCCCACATCGAGGCCATGTTCGCCGTTGACTGGTACCTGGAGACCGGCGAGCAGCTGGAAGTCTCCCCGACCCGGCCGCTGCAGGAGCAGGACGTGCCGATGCAGCTGCTGCCCAGCGGCCCCGCGTTCCCCTTCCCCAACGCCCGCGACACCGTCCAGACCCTGATCCACCTGGCCCAGCGCAAGCTGGTCATCACCACGCCGTACTTCGTGCCCGACGACAGCACCATCGACGCCCTGCGCATCGCCGCGCTCTCGGGCGTGGAGGTGCAGCTGATCCTGTCGGCGCGCGACAACAAGTGGCTGGCGCGCCTGGCCCAGCAGGCCTGCTACGAGGAGCTGCTGGCCGCGGGCGTGACGATCGCCCTGTACCGGCCGCACTTCCTGCACGCCAAGCACATGAGCGTGGACGAGGACATCGCCCTGGTCGGCTCGCTCAACCTGGACATCCGCTCGTTCGCCCTCAACGCCGAGATCGGGCTGATCTGCTACGACCGCCGGGTGGTGGCGCGCATGCGCGAGATCGAGGTCGCCTACCTGGCCGAGGCCGACACCCTCTCCGCCGAAGAGTGGCGCAAGCGCCCGCACTACAAGCACAGCCTGGAAGGCATCGCGCGCCTGGCCGACTCCTTCCTCTGA
- a CDS encoding DUF885 family protein produces MPMDRTHVTRFLTACLLALCLAAPAWAQQATDTDAAFQAIHEKEWAWRQAEFGRGAGEDDDPNSNARRMPDVGPEAQARRLAMWEDVLAQLDAIDPAQLSEQNRVNLAVYRPQLEALAANVRLRSYEMPFNSDSSFWASLGFMTRGDFSNAEAYRTYAARLRDVPRYFDQQIDNMRAGLARGFSVPRAVLDGRDVSIAAVAELDDPEDASLWSPYERMPASIPAAEQEELRAEGRAAIAEAVIPAFGKLLTFFREEYVPQARTTLAAEAMPGGEEFYRAQIREYTTLDLTPQQIHDIGLEEVARIRAEMDEVIAATGFEGSFDEFLHFLRTDPQFYADSAQDLLNHAAWIAKRVDGVIGRYFDPLPRGRFTIVPVPDDIAPFWTAGRGGLGTYWVNTYDLPSRPLYNLPALTLHEAAPGHAFQAALAREQDEQPDFRRHSYISAYGEGWGLYVEKLGKEMGIYETPYQDFGRLTYEMWRAARLVIDTGVHHLGWRRDQALAFLRDNTALSEHEVTTEVDRYISWPAQALSYKLGELKIWELRREAEAELGDDFDLPAFHHAVLSLGSVPLPVLEEQIRAFIAESKAAAAAP; encoded by the coding sequence ATGCCCATGGACCGCACCCACGTGACCCGATTCCTGACCGCCTGCCTGCTTGCCCTGTGCCTGGCCGCGCCCGCGTGGGCGCAGCAGGCCACCGATACCGACGCCGCCTTCCAGGCCATCCACGAGAAGGAGTGGGCCTGGCGCCAGGCCGAGTTCGGCCGCGGCGCCGGTGAGGACGACGACCCCAACTCCAATGCCCGCCGCATGCCCGACGTCGGCCCGGAGGCCCAGGCCCGCCGGCTGGCGATGTGGGAGGACGTGCTGGCCCAGCTGGACGCCATCGACCCGGCGCAGCTGTCGGAACAGAACCGGGTGAACCTGGCCGTGTACCGCCCGCAGCTGGAGGCCCTGGCCGCCAACGTGCGCCTGCGCAGCTACGAGATGCCGTTCAACTCCGACAGCTCGTTCTGGGCCAGCCTGGGCTTCATGACCCGCGGCGACTTCAGCAACGCCGAAGCCTATCGCACCTATGCCGCGCGCCTGCGCGACGTGCCGCGCTACTTCGACCAGCAGATCGACAACATGCGCGCCGGCCTGGCCCGCGGTTTCAGCGTGCCGCGCGCGGTGCTCGACGGGCGCGACGTCTCGATCGCCGCCGTGGCCGAGCTGGACGATCCGGAGGACGCGTCCCTGTGGAGCCCGTACGAGCGCATGCCGGCCTCGATCCCCGCGGCCGAGCAGGAGGAACTGCGCGCCGAGGGTCGCGCCGCCATCGCCGAGGCCGTGATCCCCGCCTTCGGCAAGCTGCTCACCTTCTTCCGCGAGGAGTACGTGCCGCAGGCGCGCACCACCCTGGCCGCCGAGGCGATGCCGGGGGGCGAGGAGTTCTACCGCGCCCAGATCCGCGAATACACCACGCTCGACCTGACCCCGCAGCAGATCCACGACATCGGCCTGGAGGAGGTCGCCCGGATCCGCGCGGAGATGGACGAGGTGATCGCCGCAACCGGGTTCGAGGGCAGCTTCGACGAATTCCTGCACTTCCTGCGCACCGACCCGCAGTTCTACGCCGACAGCGCCCAGGACCTGCTCAACCACGCCGCCTGGATCGCCAAGCGCGTGGACGGCGTGATCGGCCGCTACTTCGACCCGCTGCCGCGGGGGCGCTTCACCATCGTCCCGGTCCCCGACGACATCGCGCCGTTCTGGACCGCCGGCCGCGGCGGCCTGGGCACTTACTGGGTCAACACCTACGACCTGCCCTCGCGCCCGCTGTACAACCTCCCGGCCCTGACCCTGCACGAAGCCGCCCCCGGCCACGCCTTCCAGGCCGCGCTGGCCCGCGAGCAGGACGAGCAGCCCGACTTCCGCCGCCACAGCTACATCTCCGCCTACGGCGAAGGCTGGGGCCTGTACGTGGAGAAGCTGGGCAAGGAGATGGGCATCTACGAGACCCCCTACCAGGATTTCGGCCGCCTCACCTATGAAATGTGGCGCGCCGCCCGCCTGGTGATCGACACCGGCGTGCACCACCTGGGCTGGAGACGCGACCAGGCGCTGGCCTTCCTGCGCGACAACACCGCCCTGTCCGAGCACGAGGTCACCACCGAGGTCGACCGCTACATCTCCTGGCCCGCCCAGGCCCTGAGCTACAAGCTGGGCGAGCTGAAGATCTGGGAGCTGCGCCGCGAAGCCGAGGCGGAACTGGGCGACGACTTCGACCTGCCGGCCTTCCACCACGCCGTCCTCAGCCTGGGCTCCGTGCCGCTTCCGGTGCTCGAAGAGCAGATCCGCGCCTTCATCGCCGAAAGCAAGGCCGCTGCGGCCGCTCCCTAG
- a CDS encoding PAS domain-containing hybrid sensor histidine kinase/response regulator, with product MSNLVLLLVSLGYAALLFAVAWWGDRNPGFTQRPGLRPIVYSLALAVYCSSWTFYGAVGTAARNGIGYLPIYLGPLLLLLFGWRILERLALIAQSQNTVSIADFIAARYGRSQRLAAMVALIALLAAVPYLALQYKAVALSLQVLGDELMPTGTFGDPALYVALLMALFAGLFGTRQVDATEHRPGMMLAIALESLVKLVALVAVGVFAVFWFGGRELALTRATSELLANTPSVGFVGQALLAFTAIICLPRQFHVAVVECVDVRDIRRARWLFGGYLVLISLMVLPIAAAGASLFADGSVLADTYVLALPLAEHREALALFAYVGGFSAATGMVIVASVALAIMVSNDLVMPLLLRRGWAQEHGGNVASTVLWIRRVAILCFALLAYGYYRASGTDTALASYGLMAFAAVAQFAPALIGGLYWRGASRQGVEAGLLVGFGVWIYTLLLPTLTDAGWLTPGWMAEGPFGIAWLRPRQLFGIEGWDPLTHGTFWSLLFNIGALLLVSARWRPGLEERLRAAPFLDPYAQRRALGASDWRGVPIADLQALARRVVGASAAKRAFADFADSQGIELTPGTLADRSWIQFTERLLAAAIGAASSRLVMTSTLRGSGMELAEVMAVLDEAGQELRFNREILSSTLENIDPGVSVVDHDMRLVAWNRRYQELFDYPDGMLYVGRPVADLIRYNAERGELGELSPEEIQEEIDKRIAYMAAGSPHSSERTIGRGVVTDVRGQALPGGGYVTSYSDVTDYKRVERALREINETLEQRVTERTREAEAAQQSRTRFLAALSHDVLQPLNAARLFASALRETDDPGEQQRLAERVDTSLRAAEELLDGLLDVSRLDAGALSPEFTEFDAGELLRELAAQYAPMAAARGIEVKVRARALPVRSDRRLLRRVLQNFLANALRYTPKGRILMAARPRGGKVALQVWDTGPGIPEHHMRQIYDEFHRFRQPFDWDERGLGLGLSICQRISRLLDHRLDAQSRVGEGSMFSILVDRAERAEPAHPAPARLDMAEPLSGLRVLCVDNDPDILAGMEELLRRWQVHVITASTVDEAVDGLAHDPEMLLVDYHLHDRFNGLQTLELLRNARPHLAGALVTADGSDRLKQEAREYGYRVLTKPVKPASLRAYLAAQVRRQ from the coding sequence TTGTCCAACCTCGTTCTGCTGCTGGTATCGCTGGGCTACGCCGCGCTGCTGTTCGCGGTGGCGTGGTGGGGTGACCGCAACCCCGGGTTCACCCAGCGCCCCGGCCTGCGCCCCATCGTCTACAGCCTGGCCTTGGCCGTGTACTGCTCGTCGTGGACGTTCTACGGCGCCGTCGGCACGGCCGCGCGCAACGGCATCGGCTACCTGCCGATCTACCTGGGTCCGCTGCTGTTGCTGCTGTTCGGCTGGCGGATCCTGGAGCGGCTGGCGCTGATCGCGCAGTCCCAGAACACGGTCTCGATCGCCGACTTCATCGCCGCCCGCTACGGCCGCTCCCAGCGGCTGGCGGCGATGGTGGCGCTGATCGCGCTGCTGGCGGCGGTGCCGTACCTGGCCCTGCAGTACAAGGCCGTGGCCCTGAGCCTGCAGGTGCTGGGCGACGAGCTGATGCCCACCGGCACCTTCGGCGACCCGGCGCTGTACGTGGCCCTGCTGATGGCGCTGTTCGCCGGCCTGTTCGGCACCCGCCAGGTGGACGCCACCGAGCACCGGCCGGGGATGATGCTGGCGATCGCGCTGGAGTCGCTGGTCAAGCTGGTGGCGCTGGTCGCGGTCGGGGTGTTCGCGGTGTTCTGGTTCGGCGGCCGCGAGCTTGCCCTGACCCGGGCCACCAGCGAGCTCCTGGCCAACACGCCTTCGGTGGGCTTCGTGGGCCAGGCGCTGCTCGCCTTCACCGCCATCATCTGCCTGCCGCGCCAGTTCCACGTGGCGGTGGTGGAATGCGTGGACGTGCGCGACATCCGCCGCGCCCGCTGGCTGTTCGGCGGCTACCTGGTGCTGATCAGCCTCATGGTGCTGCCGATTGCGGCGGCCGGGGCCAGCCTGTTCGCCGACGGCTCGGTGCTGGCCGACACCTACGTGCTGGCGCTGCCGCTGGCCGAGCACCGCGAAGCGCTGGCGCTGTTTGCCTACGTGGGCGGGTTCTCGGCCGCCACCGGCATGGTGATCGTGGCCAGCGTGGCGCTGGCGATCATGGTCAGCAACGACCTGGTGATGCCGCTGCTGCTGCGCCGCGGATGGGCCCAGGAGCACGGCGGCAACGTGGCCTCCACGGTGCTGTGGATCCGCCGCGTCGCCATCCTGTGCTTCGCCCTGCTGGCCTACGGCTACTACCGCGCCAGCGGCACCGATACCGCGCTGGCCTCCTATGGCCTGATGGCATTCGCAGCGGTTGCGCAGTTTGCGCCGGCGCTGATCGGCGGGCTGTACTGGCGCGGCGCCAGCCGCCAGGGCGTGGAAGCCGGCCTGCTGGTCGGCTTCGGGGTATGGATCTACACCCTGCTGCTGCCAACCCTGACCGATGCCGGCTGGCTCACCCCCGGCTGGATGGCCGAGGGTCCCTTCGGCATCGCCTGGCTGCGCCCGCGCCAGCTGTTCGGGATCGAGGGCTGGGATCCGCTCACCCACGGCACCTTCTGGTCGCTGCTGTTCAACATCGGCGCGCTGCTGCTGGTCTCGGCGCGCTGGCGCCCGGGGCTGGAAGAGCGGCTGCGGGCGGCGCCGTTCCTGGACCCGTATGCGCAGCGGCGCGCGCTGGGCGCGAGCGACTGGCGCGGGGTGCCGATCGCGGACCTGCAGGCCCTGGCGCGGCGGGTGGTGGGCGCTTCGGCCGCCAAGCGCGCGTTCGCCGATTTCGCCGACAGCCAGGGCATCGAGCTCACCCCCGGCACGCTCGCCGACCGCAGCTGGATCCAGTTCACCGAGCGCCTGCTGGCGGCCGCCATCGGCGCGGCCTCATCGCGCCTGGTGATGACCAGCACCCTGCGCGGCTCGGGCATGGAGCTGGCCGAGGTGATGGCGGTGCTGGACGAGGCCGGCCAGGAGCTGCGCTTCAACCGCGAGATCCTCTCCAGCACCCTGGAGAACATCGACCCGGGCGTGAGCGTGGTCGACCACGACATGCGTCTGGTGGCCTGGAACCGCCGCTACCAGGAGCTGTTCGACTACCCCGACGGCATGCTCTACGTGGGTCGTCCCGTGGCCGACCTGATCCGCTACAACGCCGAGCGCGGCGAGCTGGGCGAGCTCAGCCCCGAGGAGATCCAGGAGGAGATCGACAAGCGCATCGCCTACATGGCCGCCGGCTCGCCGCACTCGTCCGAGCGCACCATCGGCCGGGGCGTGGTGACCGACGTGCGCGGACAGGCGCTGCCCGGCGGCGGCTACGTGACCAGCTACAGCGACGTCACCGACTACAAGCGCGTGGAACGGGCGCTGCGCGAGATCAATGAGACGCTGGAACAGCGGGTCACCGAGCGCACCCGCGAGGCTGAGGCCGCGCAGCAGTCGCGCACCCGGTTCCTGGCCGCGCTCAGCCACGACGTGCTGCAGCCGCTCAACGCCGCGCGCCTGTTCGCCTCGGCCCTGCGCGAGACTGACGACCCGGGCGAACAGCAGCGCCTGGCCGAACGCGTGGACACCTCCCTGCGCGCGGCCGAGGAGCTGCTCGACGGGCTGCTCGACGTCTCGCGCCTGGACGCGGGCGCGTTGAGCCCGGAGTTCACCGAGTTCGACGCCGGCGAGCTGCTGCGCGAACTGGCCGCGCAGTACGCACCCATGGCCGCCGCACGCGGGATCGAGGTCAAGGTGCGGGCGCGCGCACTGCCGGTGCGCAGCGACCGCCGGCTGCTGCGCCGGGTGCTGCAGAACTTCCTCGCCAACGCCCTGCGCTACACCCCCAAGGGCCGGATCCTCATGGCCGCGCGCCCGCGCGGCGGCAAGGTCGCCCTGCAGGTGTGGGATACCGGCCCGGGCATCCCCGAGCACCACATGCGCCAGATCTACGACGAGTTCCACCGCTTCCGCCAGCCGTTCGACTGGGACGAGCGCGGGCTGGGGCTGGGGCTGTCGATCTGCCAGCGCATTTCGCGCCTGCTCGACCATCGCCTGGATGCCCAATCCCGGGTGGGCGAAGGCAGCATGTTCTCGATCCTGGTCGACCGCGCCGAGCGCGCGGAGCCGGCGCACCCCGCGCCGGCCCGGCTGGACATGGCCGAACCGCTGTCGGGCCTGCGGGTGCTGTGCGTGGACAACGACCCCGACATCCTGGCGGGGATGGAGGAGCTGCTGCGGCGCTGGCAGGTGCACGTCATCACCGCCAGCACCGTGGACGAGGCGGTGGACGGGCTGGCCCACGATCCGGAGATGCTGCTGGTGGACTACCACCTGCACGACCGGTTCAACGGCCTGCAGACGCTCGAGCTCCTGCGCAACGCGCGCCCGCACCTGGCCGGCGCGCTGGTGACCGCCGACGGCAGCGACCGGCTCAAGCAGGAGGCGCGCGAATACGGCTACCGGGTGCTGACCAAGCCGGTGAAGCCCGCCTCGCTGCGGGCCTACCTGGCGGCGCAGGTGCGCAGGCAGTGA
- a CDS encoding ParB/RepB/Spo0J family partition protein has product MSATKPAKKAAAKKRGLGRGLEALLGPKAAETAPVLEAGPGDTLQTLPIDALAPGKYQPRRTMSEDKLDELAESIKAQGVIQPIVVREVRTGTGRTWEIIAGERRWRASRRAGLTEVPAVVRDVDDRTVVAMALIENIQREDLNPLEEAQALQRLIEEFMLTHAQAAEAVGRSRAAVSNLLRLLELPPAIRKLVQERRLEMGHARALLTLAPELASKLATEAAEHGWSVREVEHRAQQFAEGRVPGRRGRGGAKPRPQQADIAALENELAQSLGARVSIAHGRGGKGRLVIHYSDLDTLDGVLERLRNRAG; this is encoded by the coding sequence ATGAGCGCAACCAAGCCGGCGAAGAAGGCCGCGGCCAAGAAGCGCGGACTGGGCCGCGGGCTCGAGGCCCTGCTCGGACCCAAGGCGGCCGAGACCGCGCCGGTGCTGGAAGCCGGCCCCGGCGACACCCTGCAGACGCTGCCGATCGACGCCCTGGCGCCCGGCAAGTACCAGCCACGCCGGACCATGAGCGAGGACAAGCTCGACGAGCTTGCCGAGTCGATCAAGGCCCAGGGCGTGATCCAGCCGATCGTGGTGCGAGAGGTGCGCACCGGCACCGGCCGCACCTGGGAGATCATCGCCGGCGAGCGCCGCTGGCGGGCCTCGCGCCGGGCCGGGCTCACCGAAGTGCCGGCGGTGGTGCGCGACGTCGACGACCGCACCGTGGTGGCGATGGCGCTGATCGAGAACATCCAGCGCGAGGACCTCAACCCGCTGGAAGAGGCGCAGGCGCTGCAGCGGCTGATCGAGGAATTCATGCTCACCCACGCCCAGGCCGCGGAGGCGGTGGGGCGCTCGCGCGCAGCGGTGTCCAACCTGCTGCGGCTGCTGGAGCTGCCGCCGGCGATCCGCAAGCTGGTGCAGGAGCGGCGCCTTGAGATGGGCCACGCCCGCGCCCTGCTCACCCTGGCCCCGGAGCTGGCCAGCAAGCTCGCGACCGAGGCCGCCGAGCACGGCTGGTCGGTGCGCGAGGTGGAGCATCGCGCCCAGCAGTTCGCCGAGGGCCGCGTGCCCGGGCGGCGCGGCCGCGGCGGCGCCAAGCCGCGCCCGCAGCAGGCCGACATCGCCGCGCTGGAAAACGAACTGGCGCAGAGCCTGGGGGCCAGGGTCAGCATCGCCCACGGCCGCGGCGGCAAGGGCCGGCTGGTGATCCACTACAGCGACCTGGACACGCTGGACGGCGTGCTCGAGCGCCTGCGCAACCGCGCCGGCTGA
- a CDS encoding ParA family protein, whose translation MARIIAIANQKGGVGKTTTAVNLAAALAGTPKRVLLVDLDAQGNATMGSGVDKRDLPASTCDVLLGELEGADAIMETMEGYDLLPGNTDLTAAELELMAADGREQRLKRALDPLRGRYDFIIIDCPPALSVLTLNALTAADSVLVPMQCEYYALEGISALMETIEAIRSRLNPGLEIEGVLRTMFDVRNNLTNAVSSELVEHFGDKVFRTIVPRNVRLAEAPSHGQSIVGYDRSSRGAIAYLGLAGEILRRQRERATTEKAA comes from the coding sequence ATGGCCCGCATCATCGCCATCGCCAACCAGAAGGGCGGCGTCGGGAAGACCACGACCGCGGTCAACCTGGCGGCGGCGCTCGCCGGCACGCCCAAGCGCGTGCTGCTGGTGGACCTGGACGCGCAGGGCAATGCCACCATGGGCAGCGGCGTGGACAAGCGCGACCTGCCGGCCTCCACCTGCGACGTGCTGCTGGGCGAGCTGGAAGGCGCCGACGCCATCATGGAGACCATGGAAGGCTACGACCTGCTTCCGGGCAACACCGACCTGACCGCGGCCGAGCTGGAACTGATGGCCGCCGACGGCCGCGAGCAGCGGCTCAAGCGCGCGCTCGATCCGCTGCGCGGCCGCTACGACTTCATCATCATCGACTGCCCGCCGGCGCTGTCGGTGCTTACGCTCAACGCGCTCACCGCCGCCGATTCGGTGCTGGTGCCGATGCAGTGCGAGTATTACGCGCTGGAGGGGATCAGCGCGCTGATGGAAACCATCGAGGCAATCCGCTCGCGGCTCAACCCCGGGCTTGAGATCGAGGGTGTGCTGCGCACCATGTTCGACGTGCGCAACAACCTGACCAATGCCGTGTCCAGCGAGCTGGTGGAGCACTTCGGCGACAAGGTGTTCCGCACCATCGTGCCGCGCAACGTCCGCCTGGCCGAGGCGCCCAGCCACGGCCAGAGCATCGTCGGCTACGACCGCTCCTCGCGCGGGGCGATCGCCTACCTGGGCCTGGCCGGCGAGATCCTGCGCCGGCAGCGCGAACGGGCAACCACGGAGAAGGCGGCATGA
- a CDS encoding 4'-phosphopantetheinyl transferase superfamily protein yields the protein MHLSAGHLEFDRVRCAWQPYRRGEPAEPQVRKWLESELGIRADDLALERDRHGRPRLGPAHPGLDANWSHSGNGLLMALGTGVRIGCDLELARPRPRALELARRYFTLGEAEWLAGLSGTARETVFVRIWCAKEAMLKAHGRGLAFGLHRLEFAERDGALALVDCDPELGEPADWSLYAFEPAAGYLATFAWYPLRPGLQEGAGALLQ from the coding sequence ATGCATCTGTCTGCGGGCCACCTTGAATTCGACCGCGTGCGCTGCGCCTGGCAGCCGTACCGGCGCGGCGAACCCGCCGAACCGCAGGTGCGCAAATGGCTGGAATCCGAACTCGGGATCCGCGCCGACGACCTGGCGCTCGAGCGCGACCGCCATGGCCGACCGCGACTGGGCCCGGCGCACCCGGGCCTTGATGCCAACTGGAGCCACAGCGGCAACGGCCTGCTGATGGCGCTGGGCACGGGCGTGCGGATTGGCTGCGACCTGGAGCTCGCCCGCCCGCGCCCGCGGGCGCTGGAGCTGGCCCGGCGCTATTTCACCCTGGGCGAGGCGGAGTGGCTGGCCGGCCTTTCCGGCACGGCGCGCGAAACCGTCTTCGTGCGCATCTGGTGCGCCAAGGAGGCGATGCTCAAGGCCCACGGCCGCGGGCTGGCCTTCGGCCTGCACCGGCTGGAATTCGCCGAACGCGACGGCGCGCTGGCGCTGGTGGACTGCGATCCGGAGCTGGGTGAACCCGCCGACTGGTCGCTGTACGCGTTCGAACCGGCGGCCGGCTACCTCGCCACCTTCGCCTGGTATCCCCTGCGTCCCGGACTGCAGGAGGGCGCAGGTGCGCTCCTACAATAG
- the rpmG gene encoding 50S ribosomal protein L33, with amino-acid sequence MASKRDKIRLISSAKTGHFYTTDKNKKNTPGKMEIKKYDPVVRKHVIYKEGKIK; translated from the coding sequence ATGGCATCCAAGCGGGACAAGATCCGCCTGATTTCGTCGGCCAAGACCGGCCACTTCTACACCACCGACAAGAACAAGAAGAACACCCCGGGCAAGATGGAGATCAAGAAGTACGATCCCGTCGTCCGCAAGCACGTGATCTACAAGGAAGGCAAGATCAAGTGA